In Phaseolus vulgaris cultivar G19833 chromosome 3, P. vulgaris v2.0, whole genome shotgun sequence, the sequence ccgatcgccgaaaaacgatggggactttgaAACTTTAActatggggactttaaaactttaactattgccaccgatcgccgaaaaacgatggggactttcaAACTTTAACTTCCACCTCCGattgccaggtggcgatgagggtttaaaacttttgtgcttgtgcctccaatcgccagaTGGAGAtgaggacttagaaactttaTGCTCACGCCtgcgatcgccaggtggcgatgaggacttaaaaactttacttgtgcctccaatcgccaagcAGCGATGAGGACTTGAAAACTTTACTCGTTTTCCTCtgatcgccaggtggcgatgaggtcttaaaactttatactagtgcctccgatcgccgagtggcgatgaggacttgaaaCTTATGCTTTAAACCTTGTACTGAATGCATGCCATAATCTTTAAACTGGGGTCTTTTTTCTGGAAACTTAAAACAATAAGCATGTGAACTTAAATGacttggaaactttgataaaactgttttaactgaaaCCACTTCTTAACGAGTGCCCCTTGAAAAACTGCTTTAACTGAAATTACTTCTACttattaccttggcgatctggtcttgtgttTCGCCGTCTAAAGTTTCCCCAACTTAAAACGTCTTGTCGTTGATCTCCTTCTCAAGCCACATCTTGACTGGCCGAGGCCTCTTCTTGCTGGTTGACTCTAACGGTAGACTTTAGCCCTTCTGTCTCCGTCTGTTCAAAGGCTCGAAGCACACCGGTGGCGAGCTGCGATCTAGGGTGCCCATGTCCAGATTGTCTCTGAGCCAAGGGTCAGTGCACATGAGTCGTAATGTACCTTTTAGAGGAGTTATCCTGATGGCTTGACCTTTCACCGACAGGCTCCGTCGTCCAACACTTTTATGACCCTTTTCTGGGCTGACCAACATCTAAGTTGAGCTCACGACTCACCTCTTGTGTCCAATCACCGATGACCTCCCCCGAACCCTTGGGTCGGGCTGACGGGCTCTCCTGCATGGTACTCATGCCCCTGTCTTACCTGGCACTAGGTAACCATTCACTCACGGGGCGGCTATGCTCGAGTGGTTGCACTGACACCGAGCTAGGCTAACTTTACTGATGTACAACTTAAGGTTTGCCACATTCCACGCTCAAGGAATGGCCTTAACTGGTCAGCCTTGGCTTCTTCATTCACTGATTGGAGGGCTTCTCCACGATTTGTCGTatggtcatctcttcgctcCTAGTGCGTGCGGGTCTCATGTTCGTGGTTTCTGGAAGCCCCCCTTGACTATCTGCGATTTGAGGGCTGGAACTAGGTTGGAAACTgcaactggaactgaaaaacttgtgtggtgggactgatgttttatatcgagccccacggtgggcgccaaatgatcctgccgacaactcgagcgtggaggaattgccttgtcgcttgcttgacccgcctatggcaactgtgctatctgcaagaacGCTCTCAGAACCTCCTCCTTAGGAACTccgaacgcaacctgcaaacacACAGACAGCGCCTctagcgaccgtttgcactccgacgctcaagttagatcacagaatcactagaaaataatgtgtgtaaaaacagtgtgtgtgtgtgtgtttctctctgattctctttttatccccttctgtgtctgtgcctaacagaattctgctacGCTGTTCTCTGCGcatgtcagaattctgttatgcttttgtacgaaaacgtaccacagtcagggtcgtgggtgtctgggttttctgtctgtacctttcacgacacggagtgcacctttatctgggtcgcgcccctctcagacagtgacacgtgggcatgcaactcacatatAACCGTGCACGTGCcaccacctgaagggctctagagcatctctttgtgcgcctaagttattcccttgcggagtaacttagcgcgtttcttccatctgggtgaaatcgcacattcccaggagaacgccaggtgtggctggactaggcacactcaccaagcattggtctctgcatacacgatttccccttcacgaggccatgcacgtaatgggttgagagagtaaccaatcactgaccggtttactgactccctcaggccactctcgtgcacgactttaccgacgaggagctcttctttctctgaggtatgatcatgcgaggtccatgcgtaacgctctcgctgggaatctcaatcccagtttaactgcgtgtaacacgaaaccccaatgaccatgcacccgatgactgatcggtgctctattgcttctcgcgttctcctccgggtgtttatcttggaactgatctgtcggtggccactcggttactgaccaccgatctccaTACCGGGGGATCTCCTCCATGAttactctgccacctgatccacgtgtcccccgtttatcttggaactgatctgtcggtggccactcggttactgaccaccgatctccaTACCCGGGGATCTCCTCCATGATTACTCtaccacctgatccacgtgtccccCAGCGAGTGGTCCATGTGGTTATTTGTTGCTgatgtcatcgactaccgatgaccgatcggatcagctTCAATCTTGGGTTTATTAGGAAAATCGGCGATGTGCTTTTTTTGGCGATAcctctcttgggcgacgcctcacttaggcgacgcctctcttgggcgacgcctcagcGAGGCAATGATTCGAGcgatcaacctgttgacttctcttccttgggtcccttgaggggcCCCACCATGCGTTGACTCtgacctttggtcaacgcccaagGACGGGACGGTATAGGTGGCGTcaccaagtactccttcaacttgaggaatgCTGCTTCACACTCGTCTGTCCATGAAAAATGGCTATTCCTCTTTaggcactggaagtaggggtggcccttctcccctccagcagaGACGAATCTTGACAAAGTTGCCATCCGCCcagtcagctgctgcacttctttaactgaggttgggctcctcatggcgatgatAGTTGCGCACTTgtcagggttcgcctctatccccctctcagtgagcataaatcccaagaactttcccgcctccacgccaaaaacgcATTTCTCCGGGTTTAACTTGTGGCGGTACTTTGATATGGTAGCAAACAACTCTTCCATATCCGCTGCGTGCTGCCCTCTCTCGTGCgaagtcaccaccatgtcatctacataggcctgcacgttccttcccagcataggtgcaaggaccttgtccattagcctttggtaggtgttcccgccggttgacctgggtcgtctttatgcgtggcttgtcctcacgagctatggcaccttcgttctgctccgtctgtgagtacctgaaaagaagtgaacaaaggggcgccctcgtggccgattgcactccgaagatcaagtcagctagcgagaaacatcaaaggtgacgcaccccCGGGTAGAACACTGTGACTGAAAGCTCTGAGGGTGGTCGAAAACTATactgaatgactgaaactgtgttgccctaatcatcttgtgcacacagtgggtgcgcagcgagaacaactagggtttgtgctctgtgtaatgctgcgagaattaggtcaaaactcagATCCCCTTTTCAAATGtcccaaggcccctttttatacaccttctgcatttaaagcgcgttaaagcgcattgaaagcgtataaaaatatccttggaacgttcgaatcttaactgaattaacgcgtaccttagcgaacttttaggaaagccttgatgttttcagtgcttattgccacgtgttcttctgacttgatcgcggCTCTTCGTGGAGGGCCCTACAGCGCCGTAACCCGACTTAGGGTTAACCCATCGTGCAAACCCTCCTTTCTCGAAGTGTATTTGGCGcaagggggtgactttctgggtgcaaactcatgcgccccaacttctagtcactcaccttgggagtgtatctacatttctctcgtaccatgcacgtggttctcccctgggcgtggccccctcatgggtcgtatctgtcccagggtctcctaGTGGTGGCGTGGGTatttcacgagtcaggttaccccctactgatactagaacttatggccttgaagccacctttctcttctcttcattgtTGTTCTGAGCCATCGGGGCCCTAGACTTCCTCACAGTgttgccccctccatggtctttcttacccataggtatcggggggTAACACTGTCGACGTCTTAACTTGACTATTTCTTAACTTGGTGACGCCTTAACCTGATGATGCCTTAGCCTAgcgacgcctttcttgggcgacgcttttgcgaggcgacgcctttcttaggcGACACCTTCgcgaggcgacgcctttcttaggcGACGCCTTTGCGAGGCGACGCCCTAACCTGGCGATACCctaagcggtcaacctgttgactttctttcCCGTCTTTTGGGGCCCTCGAGCggtcccaccatgtgttgaatttgactttgacttttgtCAACGccccgggacggtacacaagccccccagtcttgagctgataacttgttttcagcgaaaagactaaggcctcgccctattgTCTACGTGGCAttctgatgacgtgtcattctctgatcagctgacgtgacattctctgtaCCGCTGATGTGACGTACCTTCGAGAGCTCTGACGATGTGACATTCTCTGAGCGGGAAAGGTGACGCTTTGGGTCATGCTCTAATCTCTTCACCTGTGGCTTAATCGCACGGTTAGCGCTTGGTGTCCTTTGCGCTCCAAGTTAGCGCCCGATCCTTTGACACGTGTGTGATCCAACGGCTGGGGGTGCGCGTCATTAGCGCTTCTTGAGTTAACGTTATAACTTTTGAAAATGCGCGCTCGAGGCACTGTTTCATTCGCATTCTCTTCCACTGTTCATGCTCTCAGAGCTCTCTTCTACAACTAGCGATTCTCGTGTTCTTTTTCTCCGCGAAAGCTCTCGCCTTTCTACGTTCCAAcctcaaaggtatggtttttctttctcGTTCACTCTTGCTTGTTGCTGCTTTAACCTTATAACTGCCTGGGTCTGCTTTCATTTCTGCATTCTCtgtgtttttcttatttcttcGTTTTTCCCTGTTCTTCTCTTTTCCGCGTGGGTAGGATTTTGATAGGGTTTCCTCCCCCTTTGCTTCTTCGAGCCCTCTTTGCTgaaccttttccttttcttctttcttcagctCATCATCCATCCATGGCGCGAACAAAAATAACACCCAATCCCCCTCCCCCAAGTGCTCACTACAAGGCCCTCTATTCATGGGCTTCCGACGAGCTATTGAACGAATGCACCAAACTGACCACCGTTGAAGACATAGAGAATCACCTGGGTGACTTGCggttgtacaactttaactccTTCTGCAAAACCCACGATTCTCATATCTCTATTCGTCATGGCACCCCTGGGGAGCCATTTTGTGTGGACGACAGATCCAATGGGGGAAAGTCTTTCTTTTTCCTCTACCAAGCGGTATTCAAACGCATTGGTTTGCGCCTCCCATTCAcacccttcgagagggagctgctcaCAGAGGTCAACGTAGCCCCTGCCCAACTACATCCGAACGGCTGGGCCTTCGTAAGGGCCTTCCAAATCTTGTGTGGGTACCTGGGCATCCCACCATCAGTGAATGTTTTCCTCCACTTCTTTGAAGTAAAAAAGCAAGGGAAAAGtctctgggtgagcttttccgGGGTTGCTAGCAGGATCCTCTTCACCCATTTCTAAAACTCCTTCAAGGGTTGGAAGGGCAActtcttcagggtgtgttgcgccaagcacgaccctaCAGCCCTGGATGGCTTTCCCCTATATTGGACGGAGAAGCCCAATCCCACCAAGCCTAAGTCTCTGGATGAGTTGGCCTCTGCTAACAGGGAGGTCTGTCTGGCGTTGGCTGGCCTGAAAGTCACCTTCCACACCCCAACATTGATTTCTCGCGAATTTAAGGCCGACGCTCTCTCTGCATGCTTTGGTAGGGAGTCTCGTCCTTTACTTGTTTTCTTCATATATGATTCTTAGTCATGCTTCTCTCCAATTATTGTGATCAATGTTTGTCTGCTCTAATCTCCATGCGTGTTGTTGCTCTGTAAATTTACTTTAGTAGTAGAATTGAATCATGTGCCTGGCTCTGAGTTCAAATATTGATTACATGCTTTTATGTACCGCCATATACATTTGATACTTCCCCCTAACTAACCTTTTTTGCTGGTTTGCCTTGGTGCAGCATCGGTGATGGATTCTGCGACAAGGGCTGAATTGGCTAGGTCTTTGAAGGCTCGCCTTGGCGCGACGTCCACAAAGGTTGGTGCCTCCCTCACTTCCCCCCTTAAGTCCAATCCACCGGCATCATCACTACCATCCCACTCTTCCGAATCTCCCGATTCCCCCCATTCCCACTAAACACCAAACTCCCCCCTCACCTTACAAACACCATCCATAGCCCAAACACCCCACTCTCCTCCAACACTCCAAACACCTTCCTCACCTCTTCCCATTGTTGCAGTCCCACTGGCTGCAACCAGTGCACCCTCCATAGCCCCTCCCGACAAAGGCAAGAGGGTGCTTGTGGTGTCTTCTGAGGACAACGATTTTGATGTGGGGCCTGCTTATAAGAGAAAGAGGACCAATCGAGTCGTCCACTCGCGCTCTTCTTTGCTCCGCACGGGGGGTCCATGAGGGACAACCTCCCTAGCGCCACGTCTCCTCCATGCCCCACAGTCCAAGATGAAGGGGTGGTGGAGTCTATGCCTTCATCAGCACCAACGCCAGCAACAATCTCAACATCAACAACACCAATGCCGGCCGCCCCGACAACCACCCCAGAACTCATAGCAATTCCCCCTCCCATCATGCAGCTGATGAGGGGTTTTAATGATAAGATGTCGCCGGGTGAACCTTCCGGGGTCCCACGGTCAGAGGGCATGCCTTACTACATGGGTGCCTTCTTGGTCGTGGCCCTTGAGTGGCGTGCCCAAGCTAAGTCCAAAGCTGTCGAGGCACGTGCGCTTCAATCCCTCCGACAGGAAGTGGCTGCCCTGAAGGAAGAGAAGGAGAACTTGTGCCACAGCTGGGCGTGCCAGGAAGAGGTCTACAAAGCCTCTTTGAGAGATGCCCGAGAGTCCAACGCTAAAGCCTGCAAACGGCTCACTAAGCTCCTTAAGCAGGTAACCTCTCTTCAGTCCAAGATCGTCGCCCTTGAAGCGGCGATGCGAACCTCCGAGGCACAACAGAAACTACTTGCTGATCAATGTGCTGCCTGGGGGCAATCGCTGGAGAAGACCGAGGGGGAGCTAGCTGAGAAGATGGAAAAGCTCAACCTTCTTCAAACCGAGCATGATCAGTTTCAGACTGAGCTGAACAGGCTTCAAATGGAGAAGGAAGCTCTTGAGAAGCAGCTAGCCTCTGGCGACTCCACGATTGAAGAGCTGGAGAGGGCCAAGAAGGAGCTCATTGCCGAGAGGGAAGCCCGAGACTCCACCATTGAAAATCTGGAGCGAGCTAAGGGAAAGCTCATTGACAACATGGCTGATATCTTTGCAGAGGGATTCAAGGAGGCCCTAGCCCAAGCCGCCTGCGAAAACCCAAGAGTTGACACCTCCAACTGCAACCCTCTCAACCATATTGTTGATGGGAAGGTCGTTCCCCTCGACCTTGGGGATTGAACCCCACTTAATTAGTCTTCATCTGTAAATTCGTATTTTCTAACATTTGCTCTGTAATTCTGACACTCAACCTTATTTAAATGTTTATTCGAGCTTTAGCTTTGCATCCTCGTGTACTTTTAGCTTATCTATTTTACTGCTTGCTTTACTAAATCAAGGGCGTAACTGGTACTTACTTTCGATGCATCGCTTATTCGCCTTGTctttaactctttaggtagcacgtgaccTTTTCTTTCCGTTCTGCCCTTCTGAGTAGCGGAGCATACCCTTCTTCTGATCTTTTCACTTAGAACATCACTTGGCCTTCACATCTGCGAGGAATCTTCCCcctgaaggcgtcgcctgcctCGTCATTGCCCAAGGGCAAAAGAGAATTTAACTTTGCGTATTTTTCTTGTCTCTGATAACTTGTGTTTTTATGCTTCTCCCGCTTGCTCTTCACTTACTTGTTCTTGAGCCCCAAAACACTTACTACCAAGGGCATCACTGGCTTTACCATTGCTTTGGGGCGAAAGGGAtctcatctttttctttctggcctcgacatcgctcaaaggcgaggaggacttagcTGTTCTCttgtggcctcgacatcgctcgagggcgaggagggcttATCTCAATTGTACTAGGTGCCTATGCTCGAGGAGGGACCTGCTCTAGGTGTCCTCAGCGTATCTAGACACTTGGGACAAAAGTCACgctctggtgcccacgcccatggggAGGCCTATACAACAGTATCGTATCATCCATGGGGTGTCtaaaacaccaaggcaacttagcccctgatgcccacgctcgaaggaaacgccccccgccacttcctcgcgaggtgtctaaacatcagacactggggctagctattcatacctgaggagggggcgtcccgaaggaatcccttaacccctgctcaagcaCTAGGCACCCGGATCTCAACTTATATCTTTACATCTGACATcgaggctagctattcatacctgaggagggggcgtcccgaaggaatcctcTAACCTCTGCTTAAGGACTAGACACTCCGTTTTCAACTTATActgatatctggtaccggggcccggtattcatacttgaggagggggcgtcccgaaggaatcccttaacccttgTTCAAGGACTAAGCTCTCGGATTTTAACTTGTACTgacatacctgttatcttgctCTGCGTCTGACCTTCGCTCCTCTATTTGGCGATACCCACTCTTGGcaacgccttatcttggcgacacctcatcttggcgacgccacacCTTGGCGACActtcatcttggcgacgctttgtattttgtttttgtttctttgatctttgatcTTACATGAAAGAGAAAACTAAAGCGATAATAtcttaaacttttcttttctttatttgggtgacctcgttaaaaaaccctcaagagggaaaaagagtgtcccatttacaaaatttcaactgaaataaaactttaaattcgccgcattccaactacgtgggatggggcctCCTTCTAGAGTCTCTAACTTGTACGAACCATTCCCCTTAGCTTTGGTTACTCTGAatggtccagtccacttgggggacaacttgttttctaactcgtacgggtgagccttcctcatgaccagatcACCAACCTGGAACTGTCgtagcttcaccttagagctgtactgacgctccactcttctcttcacagcccCTGCCTTAATTTTCGCCTCTTCTCTGGCTTCATCTATTAGGTCCAGGTTgaccctcctttcttcgttggactcttctgCCACAAAACCCAGGAAACGAGGCGAGCTCTCGTGaatctctactgggatcatggcatccGATCCATACACCAGGCTGAAAGGCGtttccatggtggaagattgtggcgtggtgtggtaagcccatactatccttggtacttcttctgcccacgcccctttagccttctccAATCTGCGTTTCAaacccctcagcaaaactctgtttgctaactcgacctgcccatttgtctaggggtgttcgactgatgcgaacacttgcttgattcctacttctgcACATAGCTTCCCCAACTTTTGGCtcgcgaactgggtgccattgtctgaaATGAGACGCCGTGGCACCCCAAAAcaacacacaatgttcttccaaacaaagtgttgtaccttgtgggcagtgatctgtgccactggttcggcctctatccacttggtgaagtactcgatggcaacgatcaagtacttcatctgccttatcgccaatgggaacgGGCCTAAgatatcaattccccaagtatgaaaaggccatgggctgtatatggatcttagttcttctggcggcgccttgtgccaatcagcgtgcatctgacattgcttgcaatgctgggcgtatcgcacgcaatcctctcttactgttggccagaaaaaccctgcacgtattaccttggatgccaaggatcttcctcccacgtggctcccacaaataccttcgtggaactcagccattatcctggtgcactcgtcgccactcacGCACGTCAAGATGGGGCGCGTAAACCCGTGTCTGAATAGTATCCCATCTACTAATGTGTATCTTGCGACGttcctcttaatcttcttgCCCTCTTCTGGCTCCGTTGGGAGGATTCCGTCCGCTAGGTATCGCCTGAAAGGGGTCATCCATGTGTCGCCTTCCTCTAAAGCACACACCTGtacacctttttcttcttctggcgAGGTTGCATAAGTACTGATGCAGGGTGCCCTCGCCGTATCTTGACTCAaagagcgatgactccttggttTTCCTCTTGTTGTACTAACGTGAAGAACGTCCACCCTGCTGTCTGCAACAAACTTTCGCGGCATCTTGAGGGTCTCCTGTATTACAGTcgtctgccttccccccttgcctgagctggccagcttggcaagcaggtcagctctggcattctgctccctaggGACATGCACCAACTCAAACGCAGCGAAAGCTCTTTTCAACACCTCGACATACCTCTGGTAGGCgcccatctgtgggtccttcgcctgatATTCCCCTGTcacttgccctgtgaccaacTGTGAGTCGCTTTTCGCCAGTAGGCTCTGCGCACCCATTTCTTTAGTCAAAAGCATCCCAGCAATCAACgcttcgtactccgcctggttgttgcttgccttgaaggcgaagcgtaaagcttgctcgatcaacactccattaggcccctccaagattattccagcgccactcccttgctggttggaagatccatccactgagagcatccactgtgaCCCTAACTCCACTTCTTGGGGGTCTCCTCCTGGTGAAAGTTCTTCCACGAAGTCAgcatagacttgccctttgatggaccccctgggttcatattggatatcgaactctgacaactctaccgcctagcgaaccatcctccctgCCACATCTAGCTTCTGAAGTACCTTTTggatagggaggtttgtcatcaccaccactgtgaagctgtggaaatagtggcggagccttcGTGCTGAAAATACTACCGCTAGCGCCGCCTTTTCTAGTGACTGGTACCTCAATTCTGggccttgtaaggccttgctcacgaagtaaaTGGGCTTCTGTATCTGGTCTtgttcctggaccagcacagagctaATGGCCCACTCAGTTACCGCAAAGTATAAGCGGAGGGGGACGCCCACCTGTGGCTTACACAGCATatgtggcgtcgccaagtattCCTTAGCTTGAGAAACACTGCTTCACACTCGTCCGTCCATGCGAAACGGCTATTTCTTTTAAGGCATTGAAA encodes:
- the LOC137839411 gene encoding uncharacterized protein; translation: MSPGEPSGVPRSEGMPYYMGAFLVVALEWRAQAKSKAVEARALQSLRQEVAALKEEKENLCHSWACQEEVYKASLRDARESNAKACKRLTKLLKQVTSLQSKIVALEAAMRTSEAQQKLLADQCAAWGQSLEKTEGELAEKMEKLNLLQTEHDQFQTELNRLQMEKEALEKQLASGDSTIEELERAKKELIAEREARDSTIENLERAKGKLIDNMADIFAEGFKEALAQAACENPRVDTSNCNPLNHIVDGKVVPLDLGD